The following coding sequences lie in one Mesorhizobium sp. NZP2298 genomic window:
- a CDS encoding HdeD family acid-resistance protein, whose amino-acid sequence MTLHGDTLKNAIGQTREKWGWFVGLGVLLLILGGIAFGNLFIATVASVYVVGWLMLVAGIIEIMHAFGVKTWGRFFYWLLSGLLYAVAGFFAFDNPLLASAVLTFLLAVALVASGALRAWVGYSHRPEQGWGWVVAAGAISVLAGLIIAMGWPVNSVWVLGLFLAIDLIFQGWTFIAVGLALKK is encoded by the coding sequence ATGACACTGCACGGCGATACACTGAAGAACGCGATCGGCCAGACGCGAGAAAAGTGGGGATGGTTTGTCGGTCTGGGGGTATTGCTGCTGATCCTCGGCGGCATTGCCTTTGGCAATTTGTTCATCGCCACGGTGGCTTCCGTCTACGTCGTCGGCTGGCTGATGCTGGTGGCCGGCATCATCGAGATCATGCATGCTTTCGGGGTCAAGACCTGGGGGCGCTTCTTCTACTGGCTGCTCAGCGGCCTGCTTTACGCGGTCGCTGGGTTTTTCGCTTTCGACAATCCGCTGCTGGCCTCGGCGGTGCTGACCTTCCTGCTGGCCGTCGCGCTCGTCGCTTCCGGCGCGCTGCGGGCCTGGGTCGGCTACAGTCACCGTCCGGAACAAGGCTGGGGCTGGGTCGTCGCTGCAGGCGCCATCAGCGTGCTTGCGGGCCTGATCATCGCCATGGGTTGGCCGGTCAACAGCGTGTGGGTGCTCGGACTGTTCCTGGCGATCGACCTGATCTTCCAGGGCTGGACCTTCATCGCCGTCGGCCTGGCTCTGAAAAAGTAA